A genomic stretch from Telmatocola sphagniphila includes:
- the glgA gene encoding glycogen synthase GlgA has product MAVSEKPLGIVFTTSEMAGFAKTGGLADVCAALPVALSRRGHNAAVIMPLYRSVRVGPIPIEPTKYLLSVPFGVRIVPSRLWRAQVPRTSVAVYFIEHPAFFERDDSRYARSYYQFTSWDGRKYDYGDNADRYIFFCRAAIEAMAHLDFTPHVVHANDWQAGLIPAYLRERHQLKPALRNLASLYTIHNIAYQGVFPAEIYPLTGLDKRLLNHRELEYHGKLSFLKAGVVCCDWVNTVSPTYAKEILTSEYGCGLEGVLQERERRLSGIVNGVDYTEWNPSTDKHLPLKYNEQNAEEGKAACKKELQSVFHLAQEPRTPIIGMVARLAEQKGIDITCALLDQWTDLPAQIVILGEGDPEYHQRLQELKAKYPKRIGVRIGFDEALAHKIEAGSDLFLMPSRYEPSGLNQLYSLKYGTPPVVRATGGLADTITDTTPTTLNNGIANGFSFKEYSAEALRNALERAIQYYASSTEFRKVQLTGMKQDWSWNRSASQYEELYLRLIEERSKADFAYGI; this is encoded by the coding sequence ATGGCCGTTTCGGAAAAACCGCTTGGTATAGTCTTCACCACTTCGGAGATGGCCGGATTTGCCAAGACGGGTGGACTTGCGGATGTCTGTGCCGCTTTACCTGTGGCGTTATCGCGTCGGGGGCATAATGCGGCCGTAATTATGCCGCTTTACAGGTCTGTCCGCGTCGGGCCGATCCCCATCGAGCCGACAAAATATTTGCTCTCCGTCCCCTTCGGCGTTCGAATAGTTCCATCGCGGCTGTGGCGAGCCCAGGTTCCGCGAACTTCGGTTGCGGTTTACTTCATCGAACATCCGGCTTTTTTCGAACGCGATGATTCTCGTTATGCTCGAAGCTACTATCAGTTCACGAGTTGGGACGGCCGCAAGTATGATTACGGTGACAATGCCGATCGATATATCTTTTTCTGCCGAGCTGCCATTGAGGCGATGGCCCACCTGGATTTCACTCCGCATGTGGTGCATGCCAACGACTGGCAAGCCGGCTTGATACCGGCTTATCTCCGCGAACGGCACCAACTTAAACCGGCATTGAGAAATCTTGCGTCGCTCTACACCATTCACAACATTGCCTATCAGGGTGTTTTTCCTGCGGAAATCTATCCTTTGACGGGTCTCGACAAGCGACTTCTCAACCACCGCGAACTGGAATATCACGGGAAGCTCAGCTTCCTTAAAGCGGGGGTGGTATGCTGCGACTGGGTGAATACGGTCAGTCCGACCTATGCCAAGGAAATTCTGACCAGTGAATACGGCTGTGGATTGGAAGGTGTCCTTCAAGAACGAGAACGACGGCTCAGTGGAATTGTGAACGGGGTCGATTACACGGAATGGAATCCTTCCACGGATAAACATCTTCCTCTGAAATACAACGAGCAGAATGCCGAGGAAGGCAAAGCTGCCTGCAAGAAGGAGTTGCAGAGCGTATTCCATCTGGCCCAGGAGCCGAGAACTCCAATCATTGGCATGGTAGCCAGGCTGGCGGAACAAAAAGGGATCGATATTACTTGTGCCCTGCTCGACCAATGGACCGATCTACCAGCGCAAATCGTTATCCTCGGCGAGGGTGATCCTGAATACCATCAGCGACTGCAGGAGCTCAAAGCGAAATATCCGAAACGCATCGGCGTTCGCATCGGCTTCGATGAAGCACTCGCTCACAAGATCGAAGCCGGTTCGGATCTGTTCCTGATGCCCAGCCGTTATGAGCCCTCCGGTTTGAACCAACTCTATAGTTTGAAATACGGCACGCCTCCTGTGGTCCGCGCGACCGGTGGCCTGGCCGACACCATAACGGATACGACACCGACCACTTTGAATAACGGCATTGCCAATGGTTTCAGTTTCAAGGAGTACTCTGCTGAAGCTCTCAGAAACGCTCTTGAAAGAGCTATCCAATATTACGCCAGCAGCACGGAATTCCGCAAAGTGCAGCTTACGGGCATGAAACAGGATTGGTCCTGGAATCGGAGTGCCTCCCAATACGAAGAGCTCTATCTTCGATTGATCGAGGAACGTTCCAAAGCCGACTTCGCTTATGGAATCTGA
- a CDS encoding PilZ domain-containing protein: MSDLVKLFSELSLSDPSVWLAAGAFLAVVMFFVIRSRRPSRYLLSGGGSNADSNFLPPTNWNSAVRRTDEKRKSVRRGGVPTPISVVDPLQARRPMDAYVLDRSTGGIRIAIQKAIPIGSTAQVRPQNCSEEVPWIPIVVRNCREIGDYFEIGCQFEKELPWNLLLLFG, from the coding sequence ATGTCCGATCTCGTGAAGTTATTCTCTGAGCTTTCTCTCTCCGACCCATCCGTATGGCTGGCGGCTGGAGCATTTCTTGCTGTCGTCATGTTCTTTGTCATTCGTAGCCGACGTCCGTCCCGTTACTTACTTTCCGGGGGCGGCTCGAACGCAGATAGCAATTTTCTCCCACCGACGAATTGGAATAGTGCCGTTCGACGCACCGATGAGAAAAGAAAATCGGTCCGACGCGGCGGAGTTCCCACTCCGATCTCCGTCGTCGATCCTCTTCAGGCTCGTCGGCCGATGGATGCTTATGTGCTGGATCGTTCGACGGGAGGCATTCGAATAGCCATTCAGAAGGCGATTCCCATAGGAAGCACCGCTCAGGTGCGGCCTCAGAATTGTTCCGAAGAAGTTCCCTGGATCCCCATCGTCGTACGCAATTGCCGCGAAATCGGAGATTACTTCGAGATCGGCTGCCAGTTTGAAAAAGAATTACCCTGGAATCTCCTACTTCTGTTCGGTTGA
- the fumC gene encoding class II fumarate hydratase, with the protein MFRTEKDSMGPIEVPADRLYGAQTARSLIHFAIGDDKMPRSIIRAFGILKKAAAQTNFDLGLFKGDEKKLKLISQACDEVIAGKYDDHFPLRIWQTGSGTQTNMNVNEVIANRAIQIAGGELGSKTPVHPNDDVNMSQSSNDTFPTAMHIAAVEELVHLLIPSIKLLRDALDKKAKEFEKIVKIGRTHLMDAVPLTLGQEFSAYVSQLDQAIKRIEDSLPDLYQLALGGTAVGTGLNSHPQFAVKVAAQIATLTKLPFVSAGNKFAYLASHDPIVATSGALKTLACALMKMANDVRWMASGPKCGLAEITIPENEPGSSIMPGKVNPTQSEAMTMVCVQVLGNDAAIGFAGTQGNFELNVFKPVMIHNLLHSIRLLADSCRSFKEHCVEDNASRPGITPNKNQIEKYLGSSPMLVTALNPHIGYDKAAEVSKKALKENISLKEAAVKLGHLTAEQFDQYVKPEEMTRPK; encoded by the coding sequence ATGTTTCGGACGGAAAAAGACAGCATGGGACCTATCGAGGTTCCCGCCGATCGGTTGTACGGAGCTCAAACCGCTCGTTCGCTGATCCATTTCGCCATCGGCGACGATAAAATGCCCCGCTCGATCATTCGGGCATTCGGCATTCTCAAAAAGGCCGCGGCTCAGACCAACTTCGATCTCGGCCTCTTTAAAGGGGATGAAAAAAAACTCAAACTCATCTCCCAGGCCTGCGACGAAGTCATTGCCGGTAAGTACGACGATCATTTCCCCCTCCGTATCTGGCAAACCGGCTCCGGTACCCAGACCAACATGAATGTGAACGAAGTCATTGCCAATCGGGCAATACAGATTGCCGGAGGCGAACTAGGCTCGAAAACGCCCGTTCATCCCAATGATGATGTGAACATGTCGCAGTCCTCCAACGATACCTTTCCCACGGCCATGCACATCGCGGCCGTGGAAGAGCTGGTACACCTGCTGATCCCGAGTATCAAGCTGCTTCGCGACGCTCTGGACAAGAAAGCCAAAGAGTTCGAAAAGATCGTGAAAATTGGCCGGACCCATCTGATGGACGCGGTGCCCTTGACCCTCGGCCAGGAGTTCAGCGCCTACGTTTCGCAACTCGATCAGGCGATCAAGAGGATCGAGGATTCCTTGCCCGATCTCTATCAACTGGCTCTCGGTGGCACGGCGGTGGGGACCGGATTGAATTCCCACCCGCAGTTTGCCGTGAAAGTGGCGGCCCAGATTGCAACCCTCACCAAACTGCCGTTCGTCTCCGCCGGGAACAAGTTCGCTTATCTCGCTTCGCACGATCCCATTGTGGCAACCAGCGGAGCTTTGAAAACACTCGCTTGCGCCCTGATGAAAATGGCCAACGATGTTCGCTGGATGGCCTCCGGTCCCAAGTGTGGTCTGGCCGAGATTACGATTCCGGAAAACGAACCGGGCTCCTCGATCATGCCGGGAAAAGTGAACCCCACCCAGTCCGAAGCCATGACCATGGTATGCGTGCAGGTTCTGGGTAATGATGCGGCCATCGGCTTTGCAGGAACGCAAGGCAATTTTGAGTTGAACGTGTTCAAGCCGGTGATGATTCACAATTTGCTTCATAGCATTCGCCTGCTCGCGGATAGTTGCCGATCGTTCAAAGAACACTGCGTGGAAGACAATGCGAGCCGACCCGGTATTACTCCCAACAAAAACCAGATCGAAAAGTATCTCGGCAGTTCGCCGATGCTGGTGACCGCTTTGAATCCGCATATCGGTTACGACAAAGCGGCCGAGGTTTCCAAGAAAGCTCTCAAGGAAAATATCTCCTTGAAAGAGGCGGCGGTAAAACTGGGGCATTTGACCGCCGAGCAGTTCGATCAGTATGTAAAACCGGAAGAAATGACCCGGCCAAAGTAG
- a CDS encoding galactose-1-phosphate uridylyltransferase codes for MESEPPRESEWRHDYLTDRKVIIAGNRSNRPGAYSQKMSFESIARCPFCHGNEADSPLQLHRARLKNSRTDWDVRVVTNLYPALEASSVKGYGRHEVVIEAASHTTQFAGLSPEQIFLVSQVWQERLKELSQVSGIKDILLFKNNGPAAGASLQHIHSQILAMDLVPASKKLELAQALAYWKANAGKNYFTHWREEETMVAHRVITDGSFFSFCPYASRAPYEICILPRRVQPFFTGVDPEELLELSVLLKDLLEALGRNLNDPDYNLVLHQSPVQAGVLPYYSWRLEIIPRLTVEAGFELGTGYAINSMPPELAAQQIREWLSNAQETKIPLV; via the coding sequence ATGGAATCTGAACCTCCCAGGGAATCGGAATGGCGGCACGATTACCTCACTGACAGAAAGGTCATTATTGCCGGTAATCGCTCCAATCGCCCCGGCGCCTATTCTCAGAAGATGAGTTTTGAATCGATCGCCCGATGCCCTTTTTGTCACGGTAACGAAGCCGATAGCCCACTTCAGCTCCATAGAGCTCGTTTGAAAAATTCTCGGACGGATTGGGATGTTCGGGTTGTAACGAACCTCTACCCCGCATTGGAAGCCTCCTCCGTAAAAGGGTACGGCCGGCACGAAGTAGTGATTGAAGCGGCCTCCCACACGACACAATTCGCCGGTCTGTCGCCGGAACAGATCTTCCTCGTATCGCAAGTTTGGCAGGAGCGGCTCAAAGAGCTCTCGCAGGTGTCCGGGATCAAAGACATCCTACTCTTCAAAAATAATGGCCCAGCGGCTGGGGCATCCTTGCAGCACATCCACTCCCAGATTCTGGCCATGGATTTGGTGCCTGCTTCTAAGAAACTGGAATTAGCACAAGCTCTGGCTTATTGGAAAGCGAACGCAGGCAAAAATTACTTCACGCATTGGAGAGAAGAAGAAACCATGGTTGCACACCGAGTGATTACCGATGGTTCCTTTTTCAGCTTCTGCCCCTACGCCAGCCGTGCTCCTTATGAGATCTGCATTTTACCGAGGCGAGTCCAACCCTTTTTCACGGGAGTCGATCCGGAAGAATTGCTCGAACTGAGTGTTCTACTAAAAGACCTGCTGGAAGCGCTCGGCCGAAATCTAAACGATCCCGATTACAACCTGGTACTCCATCAGAGTCCCGTCCAAGCGGGAGTACTCCCCTACTACAGCTGGCGATTAGAGATCATTCCCCGCTTGACCGTTGAAGCCGGGTTCGAATTGGGCACCGGCTATGCGATCAACAGCATGCCCCCCGAACTAGCCGCGCAGCAAATTCGAGAGTGGCTTTCTAATGCTCAGGAAACGAAGATACCATTAGTGTAA
- a CDS encoding FG-GAP-like repeat-containing protein — MKRIRSWWRPEGISENRTHKTRNKLHVESLESRELPAINIVFDYRYDTSNFFNTAAKRADLQAAADAIGSKLGDQLSAISPSGTNTWSASFFNPATGDSTQLANLSVLANTLVIFVGARNLNSSELGLGGSGGYSASGTQSWFDTIAARGQANATGPNATDYGPWGGSISFESNPGGGGWYFNNSGVPIQSNQYDFFSVASHELGHILGLGLSQSWSNKVSGGDFVGTAASAVYGGHVPLNSDLAHWAPGVTSDGVQALMDPVISAGVQTHFTLLDQAALEDIGWQITPSSGSGGGTSSNPPTKKMFAVSGGPGSDARVSVYNTDGSLRFVLTVFQNYQGGVRIATGDVNGDGYDDLIVAAGPGAGPHVEVFDGQTGALIRSFYAYAPSFVGGISIAAGDINGDGKADIITGTLGGSDPHVEVFDGATNAVIRSFDAFLPTFTGGINVAAADVNGDGRADVIASVYSNGPPHVVVFDGVTNNLLQSFYAYDQGFLGGVYVAAADVNGDGRADIITGAGSGPAQHVKVFSGSDGSTVASFLAGGLNTSSGVRVAAEDLDGDGKAEVITATGPSGNPIVRVFKGSTITSGNPQLLYSFSSFDNNYTNGIFVS; from the coding sequence ATGAAGCGAATTCGAAGTTGGTGGCGTCCGGAGGGCATTTCGGAGAATCGAACCCATAAAACGAGAAATAAATTGCATGTCGAGAGTCTGGAATCTCGAGAATTGCCTGCAATTAACATCGTTTTCGACTATCGATACGACACGTCCAATTTCTTCAACACCGCGGCGAAGCGAGCAGATTTACAGGCTGCTGCCGATGCCATCGGTTCGAAATTGGGCGATCAGCTGTCGGCCATTTCACCGAGTGGCACAAATACTTGGTCCGCTTCCTTCTTCAATCCTGCCACCGGGGATTCAACTCAGTTAGCGAATCTCTCGGTTCTAGCAAACACACTGGTAATTTTTGTGGGGGCTAGGAATCTGAATTCCTCCGAACTTGGGTTAGGCGGTTCAGGAGGGTATTCCGCATCGGGCACGCAGTCCTGGTTCGATACCATCGCCGCGCGAGGGCAGGCTAATGCAACGGGGCCTAATGCTACAGATTATGGGCCATGGGGAGGTTCGATTTCATTCGAATCCAACCCGGGCGGTGGGGGCTGGTATTTCAATAACTCCGGTGTACCGATTCAGTCGAATCAATACGATTTTTTCTCCGTTGCATCGCACGAATTAGGACATATTCTCGGATTGGGATTGAGTCAGTCCTGGTCGAACAAAGTATCGGGCGGCGATTTTGTCGGTACTGCGGCGTCTGCTGTGTATGGAGGCCATGTTCCTCTGAATAGTGATCTGGCTCACTGGGCCCCCGGGGTCACCTCGGATGGCGTACAGGCCCTGATGGACCCAGTCATCTCGGCTGGAGTCCAAACGCATTTCACGCTGCTCGATCAGGCCGCACTGGAAGACATAGGCTGGCAAATCACACCGTCTTCAGGTAGCGGTGGAGGTACTTCTTCGAATCCTCCCACCAAAAAAATGTTTGCGGTCTCCGGCGGTCCAGGGAGTGACGCCCGAGTATCCGTTTACAACACCGATGGTTCGCTGAGATTTGTACTCACAGTCTTTCAGAATTATCAAGGGGGTGTGCGGATTGCCACGGGGGATGTGAACGGCGACGGCTATGACGATTTGATCGTGGCGGCCGGTCCCGGGGCAGGTCCCCATGTTGAGGTGTTCGATGGGCAGACCGGCGCTCTGATTCGAAGCTTTTATGCTTATGCTCCGAGTTTCGTAGGAGGAATTTCGATCGCCGCGGGAGATATAAACGGCGACGGAAAAGCCGACATTATCACGGGAACTCTAGGCGGTTCGGATCCGCATGTTGAAGTTTTCGATGGCGCGACGAATGCCGTGATCCGAAGCTTCGATGCGTTTTTGCCAACGTTTACGGGGGGAATTAATGTTGCGGCAGCCGATGTGAACGGTGATGGCCGAGCGGACGTCATCGCCTCGGTCTATTCCAACGGCCCGCCGCACGTGGTTGTATTCGATGGAGTAACCAACAATCTGCTTCAAAGCTTCTATGCCTACGACCAAGGCTTTCTGGGAGGCGTTTACGTTGCGGCAGCCGATGTGAACGGTGATGGCCGAGCAGACATTATTACTGGGGCCGGTTCTGGTCCTGCACAACACGTCAAGGTTTTCAGCGGGAGTGATGGATCAACCGTGGCGAGTTTCCTCGCGGGTGGTCTCAACACTTCCTCTGGTGTTCGAGTTGCCGCCGAGGATCTCGATGGAGACGGTAAAGCGGAAGTGATTACGGCCACCGGACCTTCCGGAAATCCAATCGTTCGCGTGTTCAAGGGATCGACGATTACCAGTGGCAATCCGCAGTTGCTCTACAGTTTCAGCAGCTTCGATAACAATTACACTAATGGTATCTTCGTTTCCTGA
- the nadD gene encoding nicotinate-nucleotide adenylyltransferase — MSIRIGIFGGTFDPIHLAHLLIAEQCREQARLEKILFIPSAVPPHKTLTNISSFSDRARMVELAIAGNSRFEIDLLESNRSGPSYTLDTLTELHASHPDWDIHFIIGADGILDLPGWHKPREILMKCQLCIVNRPGFPDVDIPALSRQLNTEIEDVKFSIVSVAQLDIASRDIRALHKKGASIRYMVPDSVRNWIVERGLYSETKELGSTEQK, encoded by the coding sequence ATGAGCATCCGAATCGGTATTTTCGGGGGCACCTTCGATCCCATCCATCTCGCTCACTTATTAATCGCGGAGCAATGCCGGGAACAAGCGAGGTTGGAAAAAATTCTTTTTATCCCCTCTGCAGTTCCCCCTCACAAGACTCTGACGAATATCAGCAGTTTTTCGGACCGGGCCAGGATGGTAGAACTGGCAATCGCTGGAAATTCCCGATTCGAAATCGATCTCCTCGAATCTAACCGAAGCGGCCCCAGTTATACACTCGATACTTTGACGGAGCTCCATGCTTCCCATCCCGATTGGGACATTCACTTTATTATTGGTGCAGATGGAATTCTTGATCTGCCGGGTTGGCATAAGCCCCGCGAAATTCTGATGAAATGTCAGCTTTGCATCGTCAATCGACCCGGATTTCCGGACGTCGATATACCCGCCCTGAGTCGTCAGCTCAATACGGAGATAGAGGATGTCAAATTTTCTATTGTTAGTGTAGCACAGTTGGACATCGCCAGCCGGGATATCAGGGCTCTTCACAAAAAAGGAGCAAGCATCCGATATATGGTTCCGGACAGCGTGCGGAATTGGATTGTGGAACGAGGGCTCTACTCAGAAACCAAAGAACTTGGATCAACCGAACAGAAGTAG
- a CDS encoding Uma2 family endonuclease: protein MSQTSFEKSLDSDWQFILTDILPPQGNWTEEEYLVLTEHRQRLVEFTDGFLEILPIPTEQHQLLLKFLFLVFFNHLERAGGIVMFAPLRLQIRPGKYREPDLMLLQTIQDPRRENRFWTGADLVLEVVSEDKRDRDLIEKKEAYAEAGIPEYWIVNPLNESVTVLRLQSGSYLKFGVYHRGENALSALHPGFFFSVESLFDAGKVP, encoded by the coding sequence ATGTCGCAGACCTCGTTTGAAAAATCTCTGGATTCCGATTGGCAATTTATTCTGACAGATATCCTTCCACCCCAAGGGAATTGGACCGAGGAAGAATATCTCGTTTTGACCGAACATCGTCAGCGTTTAGTCGAATTTACCGACGGTTTTCTGGAAATTCTGCCTATACCCACCGAGCAGCATCAGCTTTTACTCAAATTTCTGTTTCTGGTGTTTTTTAATCATTTGGAACGTGCCGGAGGCATTGTGATGTTCGCGCCCCTGCGACTGCAGATTCGACCCGGGAAATATCGGGAGCCCGACTTGATGCTTTTGCAAACGATCCAGGATCCCCGTCGAGAGAACCGATTCTGGACGGGAGCCGATCTGGTGTTGGAGGTGGTGAGCGAAGACAAGCGCGATAGGGATCTGATCGAAAAAAAAGAGGCTTATGCCGAAGCAGGTATCCCGGAATATTGGATAGTGAACCCCTTGAATGAAAGCGTGACAGTGCTTCGATTGCAATCGGGTTCCTACCTTAAATTCGGCGTTTATCATCGCGGGGAGAATGCACTTTCTGCACTGCATCCCGGATTCTTTTTCAGTGTCGAATCTCTTTTTGATGCCGGTAAGGTTCCCTAG
- a CDS encoding glycosyltransferase family 2 protein: protein MAAGNSNADFLSADMQLLSEQLAKDQTRRYAFLQKLLGEGPCRQVGIYPIPEGFKLSVVIPIYNEVQWVREIFRRVEEVPIPKEIVVVDDFSTDGTREILKEYEQFPHYKIVYHDHNQGKGAGLRTGFKHATGNIVLVQDADLEYDPAEYPRLIQPILDNRADVVFGSRFIGETHRVLYFWHSVGNRVLTLLSNFFTNLNLTDMETCYKVFRREVLEGVEIKSNRFGFEPEITAKIAKKKNPSWRIYEIPISYSGRTYEEGKKIGMKDGFNALYCIVRFWLKD, encoded by the coding sequence ATGGCTGCAGGAAATTCCAACGCCGATTTTCTATCTGCGGATATGCAACTGTTAAGCGAACAGTTGGCCAAGGATCAGACCCGTCGCTACGCATTTCTGCAAAAGCTTCTCGGCGAAGGCCCCTGCCGTCAGGTCGGTATCTATCCGATTCCCGAGGGTTTCAAGTTATCGGTGGTCATTCCGATTTACAACGAGGTGCAATGGGTTCGTGAGATTTTCCGTCGCGTCGAAGAAGTACCGATACCCAAAGAAATCGTCGTAGTCGACGACTTCAGCACCGACGGCACCCGGGAGATTTTGAAAGAGTACGAGCAGTTTCCTCATTACAAGATTGTTTACCACGATCATAACCAGGGTAAAGGCGCGGGACTTCGCACGGGCTTCAAGCACGCCACCGGCAATATCGTACTGGTGCAGGATGCGGATCTGGAGTACGATCCCGCTGAATACCCGCGATTGATCCAGCCGATTCTGGATAACCGGGCCGATGTGGTGTTCGGGTCGCGCTTTATCGGCGAAACCCATCGCGTACTCTATTTCTGGCATAGTGTGGGTAACCGGGTTCTGACTCTGCTCTCCAACTTCTTTACCAACCTCAACCTGACGGATATGGAGACCTGCTACAAAGTCTTTCGTCGGGAAGTTCTGGAGGGTGTCGAAATCAAAAGCAATCGTTTCGGCTTTGAACCTGAAATCACGGCGAAGATTGCCAAAAAGAAGAATCCCTCGTGGCGAATCTATGAAATACCGATCTCCTATTCCGGTAGAACTTACGAGGAAGGGAAAAAGATCGGCATGAAAGATGGCTTCAACGCCTTGTATTGTATAGTTCGGTTTTGGCTAAAGGATTAG
- a CDS encoding DegT/DnrJ/EryC1/StrS family aminotransferase, protein MSQGSAIDVPLCDLNGQYKRIEAEVLEALSRVLSSGQSILGPEVATFEKEIAERLEARYAVGCGSGSDAISLALHALEIGAGDEVIIPTFTFFATAGCVVRTGATPVFVDIDPNTYNMDPAEIESKITSRTRAIMPVHLYGQSADMEPIQMLADKYGLEIIEDAAQAYGAEYHGRKIGTLGALGCFSFYPSKNLGTYGDAGLVTTDSEKLYARLKTLRVHGMEPKYYHHFVGWNARMDALHAAILRVKLKYIDGWTSQRQAAAKNYTAILEEKGLHRWLQRPTQVPGLKHVYNQYVIRVSPMMRDGLADHLKKNKVSCEIYYPLCLHQQKCFENLGYKKGQFPISEEASRSVLALPMFPEITAEQQERVADSIQNYLTRQVRLAA, encoded by the coding sequence ATGAGTCAGGGAAGTGCCATCGATGTCCCCTTGTGCGATCTGAATGGGCAATATAAGCGAATTGAGGCGGAAGTCCTCGAGGCTCTCTCGCGCGTTCTGTCCTCGGGCCAATCGATTCTCGGCCCGGAAGTCGCTACTTTCGAAAAAGAAATTGCCGAGCGACTCGAAGCCCGCTACGCCGTGGGCTGCGGTTCGGGATCGGATGCCATTTCGCTGGCACTGCACGCACTCGAAATTGGTGCGGGCGACGAAGTGATCATTCCCACCTTTACTTTTTTCGCCACAGCGGGCTGCGTTGTTCGAACCGGAGCAACTCCGGTTTTCGTCGACATCGATCCGAATACTTACAACATGGATCCGGCAGAGATCGAAAGCAAAATCACCAGCCGAACGCGAGCCATCATGCCCGTTCATCTGTACGGGCAGAGTGCGGATATGGAACCGATCCAGATGCTCGCTGATAAATATGGCCTTGAAATCATTGAAGATGCCGCTCAGGCCTACGGGGCTGAATATCACGGTCGAAAGATCGGCACCCTGGGCGCCCTCGGCTGCTTTAGCTTCTATCCCAGCAAAAACCTCGGCACCTACGGTGATGCCGGCCTGGTTACGACCGACAGCGAAAAGCTCTACGCCCGGCTCAAGACACTTCGCGTCCATGGCATGGAACCGAAATACTACCACCATTTCGTCGGCTGGAACGCCCGAATGGATGCCCTGCATGCGGCGATTCTCCGCGTCAAATTAAAGTACATTGATGGTTGGACGTCGCAGCGCCAGGCCGCGGCCAAGAACTATACGGCCATCCTCGAAGAAAAGGGACTGCATCGCTGGTTGCAGCGTCCGACCCAAGTACCTGGCCTGAAGCATGTCTACAACCAGTATGTGATTCGCGTCTCCCCGATGATGCGCGATGGCCTGGCGGATCACCTGAAAAAGAACAAAGTCAGCTGCGAAATCTACTATCCTCTGTGCCTCCATCAGCAGAAGTGCTTCGAAAATCTCGGTTACAAAAAGGGCCAGTTCCCGATCAGCGAAGAAGCTTCCCGATCCGTGCTGGCTCTTCCGATGTTCCCGGAAATCACTGCCGAGCAGCAGGAACGGGTCGCGGATTCCATCCAGAACTATCTGACCCGACAGGTTCGCCTGGCGGCCTAA
- a CDS encoding DUF3052 family protein — MERDYSHRTRLQKLGIKPESLVFIQGEMDEDFLAEVESQRANADKCDVLLARVEEMKDLKVFAKLHLKMQPAAGLWIVYPKGKKHIREADVRAAGLTAGLVDNKVVSFSETHTALRFVIPLANRPKEKSEPSGN; from the coding sequence ATGGAACGCGATTATTCCCATCGAACCCGGCTGCAGAAACTCGGTATCAAACCGGAAAGTCTTGTGTTCATCCAGGGTGAGATGGATGAGGACTTTCTGGCGGAAGTGGAATCGCAACGAGCGAACGCCGACAAGTGCGACGTTCTATTGGCTCGAGTGGAGGAGATGAAAGATCTGAAAGTTTTCGCGAAACTCCACCTAAAGATGCAGCCGGCCGCCGGACTTTGGATCGTTTATCCGAAGGGGAAAAAGCACATCCGGGAGGCGGATGTGCGAGCGGCCGGGTTGACAGCAGGTCTAGTGGATAACAAGGTCGTATCGTTTTCGGAAACTCATACCGCTTTACGGTTTGTTATTCCTTTGGCGAACCGGCCGAAGGAAAAATCAGAGCCTTCGGGTAACTGA